Proteins from one Setaria italica strain Yugu1 chromosome V, Setaria_italica_v2.0, whole genome shotgun sequence genomic window:
- the LOC101770871 gene encoding protein STRICTOSIDINE SYNTHASE-LIKE 10: protein MEKTSTLPLVAILLAVLLLLPSAALAAVAKAIDASKTQRLQLPDDLIGPESVAFDAHGSGPYVSISDGRVLKYDGEGAGWKTFAYSPSYTKNKCDEFSELPAVATESSCGRPLGLRFHNNSGNLYIADAYMGLMRVGPNGGEATVLATEAGGAPLRFTNGVDIDQVTGDVYFTDSSKTYTRAQHQMVTTSGDSTGRIMKYDPQTNQVTVLQSGVTYPNGIAISADRTHLIIALTGPCKLMRYWIRGPKTNTSEPFADLPGYPDNVRPDGKEGYWVALHREKFELPFGLDTHLLAVRIGAEGEKLQEMKGPKNVRPTEVVERDGGKIYLGSVELSYVGIVST, encoded by the coding sequence ATGGAGAAGACGTCGACGCTGCCTCTGGTCGCGATCTTGCTCGCCGTATTGCTGCTCCTACCGTCTGCTGCCTTGGCCGCCGTAGCCAAGGCCATCGACGCGAGCAAGACCCAGCGCCTGCAGCTGCCCGACGATCTGATCGGACCTGAGAGCGTCGCGTTCGACGCGCACGGCTCCGGCCCATACGTCAGCATCTCGGACGGCCGCGTCCTCAAGTATGATGGCGAAGGTGCCGGATGGAAGACGTTCGCGTACAGTCCCAGCTACACCAAGAATAAGTGCGACGAGTTCTCTGAGCTCCCGGCAGTCGCCACGGAGAGCTCTTGCGGCCGACCGCTTGGTCTCCGGTTCCACAACAACTCCGGCAATCTCTACATAGCCGATGCGTACATGGGGCTGATGCGTGTCGGGCCCAACGGCGGAGAGGCGACTGTGCTCGCGACGGAGGCCGGTGGTGCGCCATTGCGCTTCACCAACGGCGTGGACATCGATCAGGTCACCGGTGACGTCTACTTTACCGACAGTAGTAAGACATATACACGGGCACAACATCAGATGGTCACCACGTCTGGAGACTCGACCGGACGCATCATGAAATACGATCCACAGACTAATCAAGTCACCGTTCTTCAGTCCGGCGTCACGTATCCCAATGGTATCGCCATCAGCGCTGATAGGACCCACCTTATCATCGCCCTTACGGGACCATGCAAGCTAATGAGGTATTGGATTCGAGGGCCTAAGACCAACACGTCTGAGCCGTTTGCTGATCTCCCGGGATACCCTGACAATGTGAGGCCCGATGGAAAGGAAGGGTACTGGGTGGCGCTGCATCGGGAGAAGTTCGAGCTTCCGTTTGGTTTGGATACACATCTACTTGCCGTTAGAATTGGAGCTGAAGGTGAAAAGCTGCAAGAGATGAAGGGACCCAAGAACGTAAGGCCGACTGAAGTGGTGGAGCGAGATGGTGGCAAAATATATCTAGGTTCCGTGGAGTTGTCATACGTCGGCATCGTTAGCACGTAG
- the LOC101781898 gene encoding uncharacterized protein LOC101781898 isoform X1, which yields MIPGITPKPAAPQPRHMFVFGAGFVGRYVSERLLAQGWQVSGTCTSPAKKRELEMLGMNASVFDAIESNFSLENVHSLQQATHLLISIPPIPGIGDPLLNLNEDLRRILSHGNLEWLCYLSTTSVYGDCGGALVDEDHMVNPKSESAKLRYKAEKGWLNLVDDLNLSAFIFRLGGIYGPGRSALDTLAKSKSLSQRQKLRESKQYTARIHVADIYQAVLASMSMRCARKIFNVVDDDPAPRAEVFAFARSLIEMRYPDLIAESPDVGSTESGFQELPAEKRVSNARLKKELGVKLLHPTYRSGLQSILDSWQAES from the exons ATGATTCCAGGAATCACCCCGAAGCCGGCGGCGCCTCAGCCTCGGCACATGTTCGTGTTCGGAGCGGGCTTCGTCGGCCGCTACGTTTCGGAGCGCCTCCTCGCGCAGGGCTG GCAGGTCTCCGGGACGTGCACAAGTCCAGCCAAGAAGAGGGAGCTCGAGATGCTGGGCATGAATGCTTCTGTCTTCGATGCCATTGAGAGCAA TTTCAGCCTGGAAAATGTCCACAGTTTGCAACAAGCAACTCACTTGCTCATCTCCATCCCACCCATCCCCGGAATCGGTGATCCT CTACTTAATTTAAATGAAGATCTTAGGAGAATACTCAGCCATGGTAATCTTGAATGGTTATGCTACCTTTCAACAACAA GTGTATATGGTGATTGTGGTGGTGCATTGGTTGATGAGGA TCACATGGTAAATCCGAAGAGCGAGTCTGCCAAGTTAAGATATAAAGCAGAAAAAGGATGGCTCAATCTTGTAGATGATCTAAATCTGTCAGCTTTTATATTTCGTTTAGGCGGAATATATGGACCTGGAAGAAG TGCTTTGGACACCTTAGCTAAGAGCAAATCTTTATCACAAAGACAGAAATTGAGAGAATCTAAGCAGTACACTGCACGAATCCATGTGGCTGACATCTACCAGGCTGTCTTGGCCAGCATGAGCATGAGATGTGCAAG GAAAATATTCAACGTGGTGGATGATGACCCTGCCCCTAGAGCTGAAGTATTTGCATTTGCCAGGAGCTTGATAGAGATGAGATACCCTGATCTGATAGCTGAATCTCCTGATGTTGGTTCTACAGAATCAGGTTTCCAAGAGTTGCCTGCTGAGAAAAGGGTCTCTAATGCTCGGCTTAAGAAAGAACTTGGTGTTAAGCTGCTTCACCCAACTTACAGATCTGGTCTGCAGAGTATCCTTGATTCTTGGCAGGCTGAATCTTAA
- the LOC101781497 gene encoding disease resistance protein RPM1 has protein sequence MAEGVVAVQIGKLGAALLKEAATLGASLIWKEASALKDLFGEIRDVKEELESMHAYLQGAERFKNTDETTGIFVKKIRGLAFEIEDVVDEFTYKLEDKHGGFATKVKKRISNVSTWRRLSCKLRAIKASLEGADKRKVRYDMREIRRDGRSDGQSRSAYQSLHLAREEEPVGIKKNKDLLLQWLTSDFGKQRMISAVWGMGGVGKTTLVAHVYNSVKLSFDTSAWITVSNSFHVETLLKDIARGFGLGVANCERFCLVESIHNYLQGKRYIIVLDDVWGVDVWFNIRDAFPTNSVSRFIITSRILEVALLATANCLVQLVPLEEHFSWELFCKEAFWQNDDKMCPPELIHLAQKFVWRCNGLPIAIACIGRLLSSKQRTYAEWEKIYKDLELRLTDNVILDVNTILKVSLEDLPFDLKNCFMHCAIFPEDYLIKRKTVIRHWMTAGFIQEKENKTMEEVAEEYLHELINRSLLQVVERNVSGRVRRCRLHDIIRVLLLTKANEECFCKAYNGSGTFSAEGTRCLSIQSANIEPLHRSVVANLRGLYVFERNINIDLLKTVLTTSNLLSSLDLQDARIKSLPNEVFGLFNLRFLGLRNTGIEYLPEAIGRLQNLIVLDCFNAKLSTLPKGIAKLKRMRYLYACTLPSSDEIAPAEGINVPKGIRHLTGLQALQCVKASLETLSNVGALTDLRTFSVSEVRSEHCDYLCNAVSNLSCLVHLEIMAQNEEELQLQGLHLPQTLSWLGFEGRLEAASMLQVMSSLLHLQNLTRLQLVLSRLDEESFSRLLVLQRLCSLQLTNAFEGKKLHFRAMSFPKLRYLNIFGAPHVAQVQIEESALSSLVELRLENFPELLILPDGIEHLTALHRLYIEDACTEVTEKLSSQGGPRPIECSEDLEKINHIPMVVVRMRQKNVWERIP, from the coding sequence ATGGCTGAGGGTGTTGTGGCAGTGCAGATTGGCAAGCTTGGTGCTGCATTGTTGAAAGAGGCAGCAACCTTGGGCGCATCTCTGATCTGGAAGGAAGCATCTGCCCTCAAGGATCTATTTGGTGAGATCCGTGATGTCAAGGAAGAGCTGGAGAGCATGCACGCCTACCTGCAAGGGGCAGAGAGATTCAAGAACACTGACGAGACCACCGGGatctttgtcaagaagattcgTGGCCTAGCCTTTGAGATCGAGGATGTCGTTGACGAGTTCACCTACAAGCTTGAGGACAAGCATGGAGGATTTGCTACCAAGGTAAAGAAGAGAATCAGTAATGTCAGCACGTGGCGCCGTCTTTCATGCAAGCTGCGAGCTATTAAGGCCAGCCTGGAAGGTGCTGATAAGAGGAAGGTTCGGTACGACATGAGGGAAATTCGGAGAGATGGGCGTAGTGACGGGCAGTCTAGATCTGCATATCAGTCTTTGCACCTCGCAAGGGAGGAGGAGCCTGTGGGGATTAAAAAGAACAAGGATTTGCTGTTGCAGTGGCTCACAAGTGATTTTGGAAAACAGAGGATGATTTCTGCAGTTTGGGGGATGGGAGGTGTGGGCAAGACCACTCTGGTTGCTCATGTGTACAACAGCGTGAAGTTGAGCTTTGATACTTCTGCATGGATAACGGTGTCAAACAGCTTCCATGTTGAGACTTTGTTGAAGGACATCGCTAGAGGATTCGGCCTTGGCGTCGCCAACTGCGAAAGGTTCTGCCTAGTTGAGAGCATCCATAACTACCTGCAAGGTAAAAGGTATATCATAGTTCTGGATGATGTTTGGGGCGTGGATGTCTGGTTTAACATAAGGGATGCCTTTCCTACTAATTCTGTCAGTCGATTCATTATAACATCAAGAATTCTTGAAGTAGCATTGTTAGCAACTGCAAATTGTTTAGTTCAGTTGGTACCTCTTGAAGAACATTTTTCATGGGAGCTATTTTGCAAAGAAGCATTTTGGCAAAATGATGATAAAATGTGCCCACCAGAGCTTATTCATTTGGCTCAAAAGTTTGTCTGGAGGTGTAATGGCTTGCCCATTGCTATTGCATGCATAGGTCGCCTACTTTCTTCCAAACAACGCACTTATGCTGAATGGGAAAAGATATACAAGGATTTAGAGTTACGGCTTACTGATAATGTCATCCTCGATGTCAACACAATTCTAAAAGTCAGCTTAGAGGATTTACCATTTGATCTGAAAAATTGTTTTATGCATTGTGCGATATTTCCGGAGGACTATTTAATAAAAAGGAAGACAGTGATCAGGCACTGGATGACTGCTGGATTCATCCAGGAAAAAGAGAACAAAACGATGGAGGAAGTGGCAGAGGAATACCTTCATGAACTTATTAACCGAAGCCTATTACAAGTAGTGGAGAGGAATGTAAGTGGACGGGTGAGAAGATGTCGGCTGCATGATATTATACGTGTTCTTCTGCTCACCAAAGCAAATGAGGAGTGTTTCTGTAAGGCATACAATGGATCTGGGACATTTTCTGCAGAGGGCACACGGTGCTTATCAATCCAGAGTGCAAATATTGAACCACTGCATCGATCTGTTGTAGCAAATCTCCGTGGACTCTACGTCTTTGAGAGAAACATCAATATTGATTTACTGAAGACTGTCCTTACAACTTCAAATTTGCTGTCATCATTGGATCTGCAGGATGCTCGTATCAAGTCTCTGCCCAATGAAGTTTTTGGTTTGTTTAACCTGCGTTTTCTGGGCCTTCGAAATACTGGTATTGAATACCTACCAGAAGCAATAGGAAGATTGCAGAACTTGATAGTGTTGGATTGTTTCAATGCCAAGCTATCAACTTTACCAAAGGGCATAGCTAAACTTAAAAGGATGAGGTACTTGTATGCTTGTACACTTCCTAGCAGTGATGAAATTGCACCAGCTGAAGGAATAAATGTGCCTAAAGGCATAAGACACCTGACAGGATTGCAAGCTCTCCAGTGTGTTAAAGCTAGCTTAGAGACCTTGAGCAACGTCGGAGCTTTGACAGACTTAAGGACATTTTCGGTCTCTGAAGTAAGAAGTGAACACTGTGATTACCTGTGCAATGCAGTAAGTAACTTGAGTTGCCTTGTTCATCTAGAAATTATGGCTCAAAATGAGGAGGAGCTGCAGCTGCAAGGACTCCATTTACCTCAAACCCTTTCTTGGCTTGGTTTTGAGGGACGTTTAGAAGCAGCATCCATGCTTCAGGTTATGTCATCGTTATTACATCTTCAGAACCTAACTCGGCTGCAGTTGGTCTTATCCAGACTGGATGAAGAATCATTTTCCCGCCTGTTAGTATTGCAAAGATTATGCTCTCTTCAGCTCACTAATGCTTTTGAAGGGAAGAAGCTACACTTCCGAGCAATGTCATTTCCCAAGCTCCGATATCTAAATATATTTGGTGCCCCTCATGTCGCCCAAGTCCAAATAGAGGAAAGTGCATTGTCTAGTCTTGTTGAGCTAAGGCTCGAGAATTTTCCTGAATTATTAATCCTCCCTGATGGAATCGAGCACCTTACAGCCCTTCACAGATTATATATAGAAGATGCTTGCACAGAGGTTACAGAGAAGCTTAGTTCACAAGGAGGACCAAGACCAATCGAATGCAGCGAAGATCTTGAGAAGATTAACCATATTCCAATGGTCGTCGTCCGAATGAGGCAGAAGAACGTATGGGAAAGGATCCCATGA
- the LOC101781898 gene encoding uncharacterized protein LOC101781898 isoform X2 produces MIPGITPKPAAPQPRHMFVFGAGFVGRYVSERLLAQGWQVSGTCTSPAKKRELEMLGMNASVFDAIESNLENVHSLQQATHLLISIPPIPGIGDPLLNLNEDLRRILSHGNLEWLCYLSTTSVYGDCGGALVDEDHMVNPKSESAKLRYKAEKGWLNLVDDLNLSAFIFRLGGIYGPGRSALDTLAKSKSLSQRQKLRESKQYTARIHVADIYQAVLASMSMRCARKIFNVVDDDPAPRAEVFAFARSLIEMRYPDLIAESPDVGSTESGFQELPAEKRVSNARLKKELGVKLLHPTYRSGLQSILDSWQAES; encoded by the exons ATGATTCCAGGAATCACCCCGAAGCCGGCGGCGCCTCAGCCTCGGCACATGTTCGTGTTCGGAGCGGGCTTCGTCGGCCGCTACGTTTCGGAGCGCCTCCTCGCGCAGGGCTG GCAGGTCTCCGGGACGTGCACAAGTCCAGCCAAGAAGAGGGAGCTCGAGATGCTGGGCATGAATGCTTCTGTCTTCGATGCCATTGAGAGCAA CCTGGAAAATGTCCACAGTTTGCAACAAGCAACTCACTTGCTCATCTCCATCCCACCCATCCCCGGAATCGGTGATCCT CTACTTAATTTAAATGAAGATCTTAGGAGAATACTCAGCCATGGTAATCTTGAATGGTTATGCTACCTTTCAACAACAA GTGTATATGGTGATTGTGGTGGTGCATTGGTTGATGAGGA TCACATGGTAAATCCGAAGAGCGAGTCTGCCAAGTTAAGATATAAAGCAGAAAAAGGATGGCTCAATCTTGTAGATGATCTAAATCTGTCAGCTTTTATATTTCGTTTAGGCGGAATATATGGACCTGGAAGAAG TGCTTTGGACACCTTAGCTAAGAGCAAATCTTTATCACAAAGACAGAAATTGAGAGAATCTAAGCAGTACACTGCACGAATCCATGTGGCTGACATCTACCAGGCTGTCTTGGCCAGCATGAGCATGAGATGTGCAAG GAAAATATTCAACGTGGTGGATGATGACCCTGCCCCTAGAGCTGAAGTATTTGCATTTGCCAGGAGCTTGATAGAGATGAGATACCCTGATCTGATAGCTGAATCTCCTGATGTTGGTTCTACAGAATCAGGTTTCCAAGAGTTGCCTGCTGAGAAAAGGGTCTCTAATGCTCGGCTTAAGAAAGAACTTGGTGTTAAGCTGCTTCACCCAACTTACAGATCTGGTCTGCAGAGTATCCTTGATTCTTGGCAGGCTGAATCTTAA
- the LOC101771652 gene encoding putrescine hydroxycinnamoyltransferase 3 has product MASVNGSNDLHVRVVSRRLVKASDDDSIKPHVLAVSNLDLIPQTIQTSMFCIYPRPPTGDFNAVVAAFEAGLPSFLNHFFPLAGRIATNPSSGLPEFHCHNQGAELVVGEAGVPLASLDFGTMTASVRRVQQPYCEDMALSVQLVSFACGGFAVAWCTNHVLVDGSALSMLVSAWSELARSGTLCASSRPNHDRSVFRPRATPSYSASFNEAFMPLHAERQVNVLTAEQSFVERLYYIEASDVARLREAASRDGSERATRFQAVSAYLWKALAGVVGTADAHCRMQWWVDGRRRLTDEPELRAAMRNYIGNVTTFAIREASVDEVQRMALPDVAAMVGEAIAAPSYGQHFQELVDWVEERRADRYVETASLGLGSPTVGVTAFTSFPLDTDFGFGHAAMAMPTTSPTARLCSGFVQIAARPDGDGSWISSAFLWPRLAAALESDEPCVFKPVTAEYLGLRAP; this is encoded by the coding sequence ATGGCTAGCGTTAACGGCAGCAACGACTTGCACGTCCGGGTCGTGAGCCGGCGCCTGGTGAAGGCCTCCGACGACGACTCCATCAAGCCGCACGTCCTCGCCGTCTCCAACCTCGACCTCATCCCACAGACCATACAGACTTCCATGTTCTGCATCTACCCCAGGCCGCCCACCGGCGACTTCAACGCCGTCGTCGCGGCCTTCGAGGCCGGCTTACCTTCTTTCCTCAACCACTTCTTCCCGCTCGCCGGCCGCATCGCCACTAACCCGAGCTCCGGCCTCCCCGAGTTCCACTGCCACAACCAAGGCGCCGAGCTCGTGGTCGGGGAGGCCGGCGTGCCCCTGGCGAGCCTGGACTTCGGCACGATGACCGCGTCGGTGCGGCGGGTCCAGCAGCCGTACTGCGAGGACATGGCGCTGTCGGTGCAGCTGGTGTCGTTCGCGTGCGGTGGCTTCGCCGTGGCGTGGTGCACCAACCATGTCCTCGTGGACGGAAGCGCCCTGAGCATGCTCGTCAGCGCGTGGTCGGAGCTCGCGAGGTCAGGGACGCTCTGCGCCAGCTCCCGGCCAAACCACGACCGCTCCGTCTTCCGACCTCGCGCGACGCCGTCGTACAGCGCCTCGTTCAACGAGGCGTTCATGCCGTTGCACGCCGAGCGCCAGGTCAACGTCCTGACGGCCGAGCAGAGCTTCGTCGAGCGCCTCTACTACATCGAGGCGTCCGACGTCGCCCGGCTGCGCGAGGCGGCGAGCAGGGACGGCAGCGAGCGCGCGACGCGGTTCCAGGCGGTTTCGGCCTACCTCTGGAAGGccctcgccggcgtcgtggGCACGGCCGACGCGCACTGCCGCATGCAATGGTGGGTGGACGGGAGACGGCGGCTCACGGATGAGCCCGAGCTCCGCGCCGCGATGCGAAACTACATCGGCAACGTCACCACGTTCGCCATCAGAGAGGCGAGCGTGGACGAGGTCCAGCGGATGGCGCTGCCGGACGTGGCGGCCATGGTGGGCGAGGCGATCGCGGCGCCGTCGTACGGCCAGCACTTCCAGGAGCTGGTGGACTGGGTGGAGGAGCGCAGGGCTGACCGGTACGTCGAGACGGCGAGCCTCGGGCTGGGCAGCCCGACGGTGGGAGTGACGGCGTTCACCTCGTTCCCGCTCGACACGGACTTCGGCTTCGGCCACGCCGCGATGGCGATGCCGacaacctcgccgacggcaagGCTGTGCTCAGGGTTCGTGCAGATCGCCGCGCGGCCCGACGGTGACGGGTCGTGGATCTCTAGCGCCTTCTTGTGGCCACGGCTCGCCGCAGCGCTCGAGTCCGACGAGCCATGCGTCTTCAAGCCTGTCACGGCGGAGTACCTTGGCCTCCGTGCTCCATAA